The DNA segment TTAAACTTCCAATATGAATGCGGCTTTTCTTGTTAGTGCACATATAAAATGCATCTTAATAACTTATGTGCACTTCCCACTCTCTAAcctgaaactgaatttcagaGCAATcaacaacaagaacaaaaaaaaccatcactgctttttaaacaaaagggTTTGACcaattccttttcttatttttaagtggACATGATTTGGCTGAGAACCCGTACATAAAATTTtaactgaaagtgaaaaaaagcagGTTATACATTCATGAAATTCAGGGAGTAATAACGAACAGCAACTGCTGCATCACTTTGTAATGTCATGTCAACACTACAGCAGGGCAGCAGTTCCTATTCTCACAAATAATGCACCGAGACTAAATGAGGAATAGTGTGCGTAGGGGAATCACACATGAAGGtaaaatacattagaaagaTTATTGCACAGGAGGCACTGTATGAGAAACAGAATAcattggcttaaaaaaaaaaaaaccaaacacctccAGATTTGTTTACTCTTTagttaatgtaaaaaaattcagCGGCTATGCCTCTTTGTAGTGTACTGCCACTGTTAAAAATAGACTTACAAACAGCCACCCATTATAACAGGGAATGTCAGGAAAGAAGAGGGCCTGAATTTTATGGGCATCCCAACTATAACACTTAGAAGAATAATATGAAAAGAGCCAACGCATAGACCCTCAAATTGAATAGggtaactgcatttttctttaatttccaaATCATACTCGTACAGTACCCTACCACACATTGATTATCAACTCTTCCCTTTATCCTGCAAAAACATAGACCCTGGCAGAGACAAGAGTCCCAGCAGATAACAGGGCTCTAGAGGTCTTTCTATCAGTATCCTTTTGCAGGACCAGTGCCTTGAtttccaaattttattttcttgaataaTCGCTCAGCATGCCAATTCAAACCAACCACTTCCCTCGAGAGGCTACCTTCCATCTTCACTGCAAGTCTGCACACTtaatgtgaaaacaaacaaacaaaaagccaacagcaatttttaaaatgtaatattgtATAGAAAGCTTGGACCTTATAAACTTGGaccaagaaaccaaaaattaaGACCTTCTAGCGTGTGGtataaaaaacccaaggaagTGTATACCTGCCTTCTGActtcacagaaaaatcagaatttgcATAGGATATACTTTGTGCAAGGCAACAAGCCTCTTCAGTATCTGGAATATAACTAATCTTGCTCAGAGTTCTTCTCTTCATGGATATCAGATATCATCAAATTTGTGTTTTAAGTAGTCTTTCATGACCTTGGCAATGGGTAGTTCATCAAGTAGTTTTAGGTTTTGAAGGCCTATACATTGACGGATTTTAATTCGGCATAGATCTTGCAAGTTTCTGGGCTGTcctgaaaagacaaaaggaacaCATAAAAGTAAAATGATCACATTTTAAACATACATTAAGAGATCATTTACTCAGTAAAATCACAGGTGTTTACTATTTTCtaagaggcagagggaagggaacagtacaacagaaaaagggaagtcAGTATTTTTCTAATGAACAATTCAATGAATTCAAGGGATGaatcctaaaaatatttttccatgcaCATAATTTTGCTGATGCCAGTGTAAAGTGACATTATCCATGTGAGGATTCCCATGAGGTGGCAACACATGCTTAAGCATTGTAGAACAGCATAACTCCTCCATTTAactttttgtggggtttttttttttttcttcctatccTTGTaacagctgggggaaaaaaaccctcagtcttgcttttcttcaaacATTAAGACAAAAACTTATGTTCAACTGTAACAGGACTAGGCGTTTCCTTAGAGAGTGAAGCTTTATAAGAGTAATACAAGGATCACGTGGCAGAGTTAGaggttgctttttcttttctaatgaaaaGATGAGGCCTTTAGATGCTTTGGATGCAGACACCACCTTGtcaaacagaaagagatgaaaatacAAGTTAACCACTGTCCACAGAGGAAAAGTTTTACTGATATCACACAAACTACAGAATTTCTAGCAAGGATTTTTTCCGAAGTAATCGgttccatttcatttttaacaggAAACTATTCAACCACCTTGAAAAACGGTCCCCCACGCAACATAACGCAAGAAAGGTTAACCTAGCCTTGCCTCTGAACATACCCAGCAGAGGATcccaaggaagaaagaaagagaaaaagagcagaacaaCAGACATTGAGAAATCCTGTCCCGATATACCCTGATCACACACAGATCTATGTCTTTAATAGCTGCGAATGGCTTGCCCTTTGTAAATCTGTCTAATGTTTTTTGAACCCATTCATATTTTCAGAACCCAAAACATCCTGTGGCAACAAGTTTCACAATATAATTAGGCGTTGGCTGGAAAACTACaaagtacttttatttattttagatctGCTTCCTGATTGCTTTGTTGGGTGCTTACCATTCTTTaagtcacaaaaaaataaaccaatcCAAGTAATTGTTCTCATGTCAGTCATGATTTTACATACCTTTATATTAATCTCCATCCTCCACTCACGCTCAGTACCTCTTTCCAAAGCTGAAGATTCTATTTAATAATCTCCCACCATGGGAACCACTCCAAATCTCGGAccaaagcagctgcctgcctttgtgctttttcctcattcagttacaccttttttaaaaattatcccAATAACACACTGAAGCTGGGCTAGTCAGTATCTTGATCATTGACTCAGCTGTGTcatggccaaaaaaaaaaaaaaaaaggagagagagagagaaaaagaaaagaggctTCCACTGTTATGGCACCCAATGGCTGTCCAAGTCAAAATACTCGGCACCACGAACAATGTAGGTGCTTATGCTGGCATCAAGATAATCTGTTGCCAACAGAGCAACTTACTGCAGTCATTATTATCTGTATAATCTTTAATGGTAAAAGACGGTGCTTGTTTTTGCAAAGAAAGGCATGGCAATTTTATTGAGCTGACTGCTTGACTCAATcgtttctttaaaaagcagttcaaaacaacaaaagcgACTTTAAATTTCCAATTAGCTGCCTGACATTTCCAGAGCTGCCACCAATTCAGCAGGACATTTTTGAATGAGGAAATGGCTTCCATAGGGGGCTCAACGTGGGCGGGCTTTACAGTGGACAGTAGGATGCTGTCAGCTCACCGGGCACAAACCTGTTCATGGGAGACAGGAGAGTTTTTCTCGCCCAAGCTGGCCCCAGAGCCCGTCCCTTCTTCCACCCTCCTGCTAGTTCAGCAACAAACCTTCTATCAGCTAAATAGACATTGACAGTATGAGTTTATTAGACTTTCCTGGTAAGCACAGAGTAAAGAGATTATGAAACTATTTCCTGTTTTCTACTTTGGGCATTCTGTACATGGTTTCAGTTACCCTTTACAGCAagttcctccttttttccccctgcgTGGGCTTTTCTAtagaaatgggctgacagacAGGTATACACTGGGATTTATCTTAAGCACCAAAATTATCCGAGGTAAGCTAGCAGAAGTAATGCATGAAAATAGTCTCggtctgtttttaaagaaattagaTTTGAAATTAAAGAACATGAAACTTTGAGTTTCCTTCACAgaagtttaaaatacttttattataCTTACCACCACAGTACCTAAAcgtcaatttatttttaactatatCCTTCAGCCATGCTTAGAATACAGATCATTAGTTACTTTGTCCACTGGTGGTTTCTTCttagcattttattatttttttttcaacctgaAGGAATGAATTTATACAACTCTAACAGCTGAATGCTCAagcttctggggaaaaaaagttacttttggTAAGAAACCAAGCAGAGGAATCTTTACGGTGATAAAGAAATAGTTCTAATGCTTTAAATGTGAATGTAAGTAAGGTTCAGAAAGGATGCACCTTGTTACCTGCAAATAACAGAGTTAGAGGGCAATAGAGATGTGTATTTTCTGTAGTAGAGTACACAATAATACAGCTATGAGACACTGATTTCTGGTTTCAGAAATGAATGCCTTTTAATTAACATCCTATGGGTTTTTTGAGAACAAAATGGAACAGACAACTTAAAATACCCAGAAGAAATTGGTCATCAGTTAATTCAGAAAGACCCGATAATCAAATATATGACATTTTCCCCTGATAAgcctaaaaatatttcctgagaATGTGTTAACAATGGACATTTCCAGTGTTAAGCACCAGTTGCTACATCTAGTGGCTGTTAGTGTCTTAGGTCACGCCTCGCAAATTCCAGGGTTATTAATGCATTTGTGATTTATTAGAAACGGTGTCTAGAACACTTACTCATTCTTGGTTGCATctgaatgaaagagaaaaaaaataaaggattaCAGACCAATGTCAGTGAACCTTGGTTtggcaaatgaaaaatgttatcAGTAATTCAAAGTAGTAAGGCAAGTTCAGTGATGAATAAAGTTCTGCTTAAAAACGATTTGGAAGTAGCAGCTTTGGTTATATCCTGCATCACAAGTTTGGAAAGTTATTTAGGCAAATaagcaagaaaggaagggaattaaaaaattaagaaacaaaaaaaccccacaaacagaaaaggtaaGATTGACCTAATTACCATTCTCATGCAAAACAGTGACATAAAACTACTGatcaacattaaaaaacccaacacatccCTGACCCAGCCGCAGAGGGACACCTTGCCGATAGCAGTGCTGCTATGCTGGAGCAGCCGGGTTATTGTCAGGCTGCTACACAACCTCAATTACCGTCAAGGCAGCAAACACCTGCCGCTGTTGTAGAGCTGAAGGTTTGCTAATGTGTTCACCAGAACAAGTTAGATACTTCAGTCGGCTTGTTTTGCACACCTTATAGTGATAATCAAATAAATTAGAAGTATTAAttacaggagagaaaaaaaaaaaaaaaaagagatgtgtAGCTCATCTTTTGTCTTGAACAGCTTGTGCTACGTGCtgtcacagaaagcagaaatcccCACCAAAGCACTTCTGTATAGTTTCCTAAGCATGACAGAAAAGTTACttccaaacagaagaaatgtaaaacacaGGGTTATAAAATTGAGGAAttgcttttttgatttttgtttctttctagaGGCAGCAGACTTCAGTGCATATAAAATCTAAACATCTAACTCAGTTCTTCAACTGCTAACAAAGAAAGTTCCTGAGCTTCCGCCTCCTCCTCGAATAATTAATCattattttacttaaataatgaaatacaccttttaaattattattaatagaTTGACCTTCTTCAGTAAAGCAAGGGGGGCTAAAAAGAGCATGTTTTCACAGCAAGGAATTCCAATTAATCATGAATTTCCACTCAATAGcccattcctttcctttttgcagtTTCGAGATATTTCTGCTATTCTATCTGGGAGTTTCCTATCCTAGAAACAGACAAAACTTGCATTTAGGGTTTATTACCTATACAAAAGACTGTAGATCAGCATTACAGCTGCTCCACAACTTACACATTTAGACCTCCGCCTGTTCATTTTTCCTATGCAGCCCATGCTCCCCAAGAAATAAAACGCTAATTCACCGAATAGGTGTATTTGTAAGGATCATTTAGGTGTAGCATTAGACCTAGTACCTCTGACAACACTGATTTTTAGAGACATTCACCCAGTTTCAAACAAAAGTGTTGTAATGGTGAGAAGGGGGAATCCCTACCAGTTTCCTCCTATGAAGGTACACGGGCCCCCGTGCAAAGCAAAAATCATGAACTGACCTGTTCTGTTACCCAAGAGAAAACTTAGGAGTAACTGAAATGAATATGCTTGTTTGCTACAAGAACTTTCTCTCTGATGTATTGTGCTgcctactaaaaaaaaattaaccaaaccaaaaaactttaaaagcaaacaatcAGTGTCATTGGTTTGAAGTGCATACATAGTTTCTGAAGaagttaaaaaccaaaaaaaacaacatcaGTTACATTTCAGAAGCTGCCCACAGTTTTCGCTGCAATATTAATGCATTTCTCTAGAAAAAGAGCTTACAGTGTTACTTCTCAAACTGAGCCTCTGCCTCCCCTGGGAATTGTGAAAGGCTGAAAACAGTAGCAAGAAACCATTCGGTAGTTTCTTTTTAGTGACAAaggaaacttaaaaattaagagttttgtaaaacattaattaaaaaaaagttgaaacCAGGCTGATACATGGTTGGCAGCAACTCAGTTCCTCTAGAGTATCAGAATAAGTATTTATATCCAGAGCTAACTATTAAATCCATCCCTTATTTCACAATTGTGAAGGAACTCAGCTACTACCAGCAACAAAATTTAATCACAATTTTGTTGGCttcagggtgtgtgtgtgcggaAAATTAAACACTGAACTTATCAACTGAAAACTCACATCCACCAGCCGAGAAACTCACTGATGAGGATGCACAAACAGGGTCATGCTGAAAGGATGCCATTACCTAGTAAATGGCTGTTGCTGAGCTGAACGGGAATTCAGCTGTTCATTGCAATAGCAGTAGGTCTAACAGTTTAGTAAATGCGTGGTCTTGCACTCTgtaaaaaaacagcagcagaataaCTAGAGAGGATATCTGGTTTTCCAGCATTCAAAATGCCAGAAAAAGCTAGTTGCAAGAATCTATAGGTCTGATATATTAATATAAGACATGAAtttagagagaaagaaaattacagagcGTTCACTGAGAAAGTGAACAAACTCCTTGAACCAGTATCTAGCTCAACAGGACAAAAaccagtttaaaattatttttaactggaTATCATAcaagttaatttaaaagttCTAGTTTAATTTTGTGTTCAGTATACCTCTGTTAGAATACTTGAGCTTGAAGTATGTTCTCAttgctctttgaaaaataattctccaCAATGGGTTTTAGATGTTTATTAAATTTCAGTATATCTGGCACAGAAAATATGTACCAAGGAGGAGTGTACTTTGGACTGAAAATTTATATATAGAAAAGCAGAGTGCCAGTAAAGCTCAATGTTAAATATAACAGGTGTATTttgcaatgaaattaaaattcaaatatgCTTGcataagatatttttaaaaaaatattttgtaacatTTCTATGAATGCAGTCTTACTGAAATTGCTATGGAAATTCAACTAAGAATTTCAATACCAtaatatttatctatttttaggAGACAGTAAGTGTTCTGAACATAAAGACAGGCTTAAGATGCATTTTTACACTATTTTTACATTATAACAGAGTACAACATAGGTGTGCAAATGGGAGTGGGGGATGGCTGCACCTTACATAccacatataaaaatatgtatttaaaaatactgctttttacATAGGCCTCTTCAAAAAACTCTTCCAAAGTATACAACTGTATATAGCTATACAAAAATTATTCAACTGCTCAATATAAACCATCAACTACACTGAGTCAGTAGCTACATTTTTCAGTATCACACTAGGCAATTCTGAGTTGAGAGTTAAACAATTATTTGAAAGGTACCTTCCCTCTttctagacaaaaaaaaataattggctATGTCTTTATAATGATATCAAAAACTATACTGTCTTTAACAAACAGGTACCTGCAGTCTGCAGAAAGTAATCGTAATTCAGATTATATTTGTTTATCACTGATCCAGCTAAACTGGAAACCATAAAATAACCCTCTTACCCTAGTTCCCTGCGTAACTCTTGATGAGAAAGCAGAACACATTCATTAGTGCAAGAttgccagcagcacccaaggAAGCAAGCAGTCAAAGCAGGCAACTCCAGGAAAGTTCTGCTGTGTTATAACAAACATGAAGATAACCATTTCCTTTGCAATTATCCACATAATAAAATATGTGGAAGTCCACTTAATTCACTATGGCACTTCTGTattaagaaaaagtttaaaCTATACAGAGACTCTTTTCAAAAAGTTCTTccagtaaataataataaaaaatcccagtgaaatgttacttttatttAGCAAAGGGATAGAGACAGAGAATGTATAAGGATTTCCTTAATGGGACTTATTGTCTTAAGTTTTTCTGCACATTTACAGTGCTATATGAATCTAACCAAAAACCTATACTCTCTAGTCAAAACCAAATATCTGcccttttgaaaatgaaaagaaggaatGCAGATGGAATATTTGTAGTTTAATTCATTCGGTGACCTTTAGATCTTGTTCCAGACCTGAAATTAGTTCTTTGATACCTGTTAACCATACTTGCCATGTTACACTATGGCCACATCCACTTACTCAGCTATTTGCCCCGACACAGACAAGCCATTTGCATAGCCAGTCATAGACGCTTTGTGCTATGTTATCTGAACAGCGATTAAATTAAGTGACAGCTACGGGGAGAGGAAAGGGTTCAAGCTTTTTTTGAATTTCTAGTATCTTAAAGTTTATTTAAACCTTGAAGTATTTTTCCaatacttgcattttttcctaCCTGCAGCATTCTCTTTGTAAGTTTAATATTGTTAAATCCCATCCAACTTCAGCTTCAACACAGATCATAAATCATTCCATCCAGGACTGTAATTGCACATGTTAATTCTGTAGACATAGACACTATCAAAAAATCCCAGTATGTCTATATGTCTATCTTCAGATACATTACATACATGCATCTCTGAATTCTGCATTAGTGTATTCCAAGATTAACCCACTGACACTCCTGAAGAGGCAGGTTCGGATCTCAAAAACCTGAAGGATTATACTGAAGTGCTCCGAAACAACTCTTTATCAATGATCTCAAGGACTATGAAAAGGAAGGCAATTAATAAAATCATTGAGCAATGATCATCTTCAatattgtttttttcacagGGAGGCTTTAATCActtttatattgaaaaaagggggggggggggtggcaggggagggaaTGAGTGACCATCTAAACACCAAGCCAACGGCAGACTCATGATGAAAGACTTTGTTGCTCCTGACTTCCAGCTTTGTGCTTAAAGACCGAGACACAACCACAGAATAACTTCCTTCCTCTTGGAATTATTTTCGGAGCAAAGGAATCTCTCTACCTGTAACCAGGAAGAATAGCAGACATCCAAGGTCAAAACCCAAACTCAAATATCTTCCTGCAGACTCTCACGGCCAATACCAAGTATTTCTGAGAGCTTGGTTTCTTGCCTATCATTCACAACCAGGGACCTGGGCTAAAGGCTGCAATTAATACTGATTATAATatccaccaaaacaaaaagaaagtcaCATACGTTGTCTTCTAAGGAACTGAAACTGtacaaatatgttttctgagtataaaaaaaattgctactTACATTTTACATGCAGACTGCTAAATAGTATCCCATTTATATGAAGCATGCAATTGCTTTCACTTGAAGACACCGATCTCTTTGGTAACTTTCATAGTTCACATACATTAATCTTCAAGCTTAAAAATTTActgcaaaaatttaaaatctacTTCAAAAGTAAAAACTAGTTCCTGTTTCACTATCAAATATACTCTTCAAAGCTGCAGATGCATATCTAAAACTTACAGCTACAGATTTCTATATTCAGCACTTAATGTAATgttcaaataaacaaaccagaaaTTCCCGTTAAGCCTTAGGACTAAGGCACTGTTAGCAACTACAAGAGATAATTTCAGGACAACCGCTAGAAGTCTAAAAATTTAGTAAATTTTTCTTCTAGTAAATACACATTGCAACAGACTCAGAAGCGAGATTCTTCCCCAAAGTGCTACAGCGTGACATCTCAGCAATTCCCTGTACACAGCCCGATCTAATTGGGAACTCCACTACTAAAATCCCAGCTTGTTTTTTATCCATTTCATCTGCCCTGCACTATGTTATTAAAGTGATTATTCACGAAAACCGTGGAAGACTGTGTTTGGGGAGAGTCTGTTTATAGCTGTTTGTAAACATACAGTCACAGTAATTTTGCTCAGAAACACAAAGCTGAAGTGGTTTTGTCAGCACCACCCCTCCCTGCTTTCCCAGTATCTCCCTCCATCAGCACAAAACTGGATTAGGTCCAGCACTGTTACATCGGCCATAAAATTAAGCTACTTTCTTGTAGCAGAATTTACTTCTTACTTAATGTTAAACCTTTAAGGTATGGAATTTGCAAACTAAAAGTTACAGTACCAGTTTCCAACTTCCTGAATTAGTCTTCAGACACCGAGGCAACACTGAAGCAGTTTAAACCTTTGTGTTTCCAGGTACGTCCCAAGACTGTGAAAAATTGCAAGTCTGGATATTTATCATCTACTAATAACCCTGCTGGTGCTACTATATAGTGAGAGGCTCCCAAAAAGGAAACCAGAAGGAAATGCATTTGAATGAGAAGGGGCAaccaaattaaagcaaaatcctTTAGTTACTTGTATTTCTTATTATCAACTTCCACCTTTCCAAAAATTCTCTTTGGATTTCAGACATGAGCAAAAATACCACAAATCattaagacaaaaatgaaatcCCAAATGCTTATTTGTATCAGCTACTGACAACAGATCTCAGCTGATTCACCCCCACACTAAATTTCAATTTCTTTGCAGAGTATATGGTTGCTTAAGTCTCATAAAGAACTACCACATCAccaaaaaaacaataaaaggaactgtagggggaaaaaaaccccaatataTGAAATACTCCATCCTCTGTAGTGCAAAGATCATCCTAGTTGGATGATAAATTATCAGGCCACCTTAACGTGTTTGAATTAGCAAACCCCTGCTCATTGCTTATCAGCAATGAATAAATGCTTTGGGCAACACTACAGTCATGAAACACTATTATAGCATTCCATATTGatgagagaggaagagaaaatccTCATCAGATCTAGTACACCAAAAACTGATAATCAAAAGTGACCAGAATATTAGGAGCCTAATACTCATTTTAAATACTGGAAGTCATGACAAGTTAAAATCTCTTTCATATTTCAAAGACATCaacaaaatcaaatcaaagtTACACAGCACATGAAACCCCTTCAAGTTGCACGAATGATCTAAGCTATTTTGTTGTCTGGTgttggggagaggaggagagagaatgTGGgagaacacaaagcagaaaaagctctTTTCTGCCCTAGTCATGGTGCCAGATGAAAAAGCCTGCAACTGCAGAGTATTTGCACggcaattaaaaaagaaagcaaaagacacTAACAAACcctaaacaaacaacaaaacaaaaccccaaacattgTATGTGCTAAGGCCATTAATAAAATGAGATTGcacagttcattttttttaaaaaaggaatgcCTCCCGCagatatttaaacaaaactaatttaaacaaaatatactTAACATTAGCACCTTTGCCGAGCAAGAGATTCCCAGTATCACAATCCCTTCACCTTCCCAGAAATTTTCTAGTGCATTTAAATAGCATCAAGGGGCAGagaggaagcattttttttctggggctAAATTCAAAGAAGGCTTTTAGAGGACATTGTGTCCTGTGATTAACTTCTCTTACATACATACTTGTCACTTCTTGTAAGAAATCCAGACACGGTCGGCTACTTCCAGAAATACTTATTGAAACAGCCAGTGGGGTCTGTCCTTCATAGTTCCTTGTGTTAGTGTCTGCTCCGTAATTATACAACATTTGTGCACAAAGCACATCATCTCTAAGAGCAGACAAGTGTAAGGGTGTCTGTCCATCTTCCAAGCGACCCAAGTTTGTATCCGCCCCTCTCTGAAGAAACATTCGGCAGTAAGAGTGATTGCTTTTGATCACAGCGTATCGTAACAGGAAACCATTTTGAATGTCGATGTTGGCATTGTGATCCAGAAGGATTTTCACACAGCTTGACCTCTCTCGGATAATGGCCAGCTGAAGTGGTGTAGTACCTTTATCACTGAGCGGATCAACCTCAGCCTTGAACTCCAACAGGAGTCTGACAAATGAGTCTCTGCCATAGTGGGCTGCTACATGGAGGGGAGTCCAACCATCGTTGCTCTTTGCATTAATAATGTCACTTCTATATTCAGATTCCAACATCAAGCGTGCAATCCTCGCTCGGCCATGCATGGCTGCATAATGCAGAGCAGTGAAGCCTCCAATTAAGTCCTTAACTGtgggatcagctgaagttaaaataaaattaaaaaataattagaggGCATTACAGTAATCCAGCGctggctgtaaaaaaaaataatcaaatggtTGAACGTTAGTCTTTTCAGGCATAGCGTGACAGGATTTTTTGTACTTCAAACTAATTCTTGCTTTCATGAACAcactatttttaagaaaaagttaaattatatttaagaaaGTGTTACAcaaaaaaagaccttttcttTCACATACATATGTTTCCATTTGACAGATAGTTTTCCACATCTTCCTCGCACTCTTAGGCTAATTACTCAAATCTCTCTGTCCACCCAGTATTCCTCCAGCTCTACaatattacatttctttctcaatgttcaacttttttattttcccttgtgTTGCACTTCTTGGTCTTAAAAAGAAGCATGTGTAGAAACATCTGCTGTCCCAAATTGCGGATGTTTTGTGGTCTGGCAGCATTGTATTGTTTTTAGGGTGTAATACTGTATTAGGTAAAATGTTTCTCTGTGGTCTGCAGGATTTCCAAAGCATGTAGGATATATGTTATTTTAGATTATCTTGATAAAGTCTGTTTTTATAGATGATGAATCTGTTCTGAGTTTATAGTTTTACAAAAATTTAAGGTTTTACAAGAATGTAAGCATCCACTTATGGAAGGAGTCAGGAAAAATGTTAGTGCAGAATACAAGCGATTAcacagccatttttttttcctccccaacacagcacaaaaattcaatctgattaaaaattaaaataagcaaatcaATTTACTTAATTTCCTCAGGACACCCAAACTTGTAACACCAGTGACTACTCCCATGTACCAATTTAATTGCTAAAGGAAAAGTGCCTGTCTCATTACCACTTCTCAGCTAGAGAACAAGCTGGGCTGCGAGGTTTCTCCTTCTACCATCTGTAGGTGCTGCCCATCGGATGCCAAGAGGTACAAACTAAAGTTTGGAAGCTTAAAGCACCTTCCTAACCTAAGTCTCTTCACTGGTAAACAGAGATACTATCTGCACACAAGATACTAGCCTTAAGCTGACGTGTTTTCAATACTCCCGTCTATCTATGGAAACAACGGCTGAGGTCTGCCCTTCACAGTTGCTCGTGGTGTTGTCTGCTCTGTAATCATACAACATTTGCGCACAAAGCACATCATCGCTAAGAGCAGACAAGCATACGGGTGTCTTCCCACCTTCCATAACCTTGACAGCCCTGTCCTTGTATCCTGGCACATTGAATTCTTTGTAATTTCCTCATCTTCCATACCACATTTACAAGGAAAGTAGCAGTGGTCTAGAAG comes from the Falco cherrug isolate bFalChe1 chromosome 7, bFalChe1.pri, whole genome shotgun sequence genome and includes:
- the ASB7 gene encoding ankyrin repeat and SOCS box protein 7 isoform X2 produces the protein MLHHHCRRNPELQEELQIQAAVAAGDVHTVRKMLEQGYSPNGRDANGWTLLHFSAARGKERCVRVFLEHGADPTVKDLIGGFTALHYAAMHGRARIARLMLESEYRSDIINAKSNDGWTPLHVAAHYGRDSFVRLLLEFKAEVDPLSDKGTTPLQLAIIRERSSCVKILLDHNANIDIQNGFLLRYAVIKSNHSYCRMFLQRGADTNLGRLEDGQTPLHLSALRDDVLCAQMLYNYGADTNTRNYEGQTPLAVSISISGSSRPCLDFLQEVTTDRRFVAELAGGWKKGRALGPAWARKTLLSPMNRTAQKLARSMPN
- the ASB7 gene encoding ankyrin repeat and SOCS box protein 7 isoform X1, which encodes MLHHHCRRNPELQEELQIQAAVAAGDVHTVRKMLEQGYSPNGRDANGWTLLHFSAARGKERCVRVFLEHGADPTVKDLIGGFTALHYAAMHGRARIARLMLESEYRSDIINAKSNDGWTPLHVAAHYGRDSFVRLLLEFKAEVDPLSDKGTTPLQLAIIRERSSCVKILLDHNANIDIQNGFLLRYAVIKSNHSYCRMFLQRGADTNLGRLEDGQTPLHLSALRDDVLCAQMLYNYGADTNTRNYEGQTPLAVSISISGSSRPCLDFLQEVTRQPRNLQDLCRIKIRQCIGLQNLKLLDELPIAKVMKDYLKHKFDDI